In one window of Photorhabdus laumondii subsp. laumondii DNA:
- the asnC gene encoding transcriptional regulator AsnC, protein MAEIYQIDNLDRDILHALMDNARTPYAELAKKFAVSPGTIHVRVEKMKQAGIITGTRVDISTKQLGYDVCCFIGIILKSAKDYPSALKKLDNLDEVVEVYYTTGHYSIFIKVMCRSIESLQDVLINKIQTIDEIQSTETLISLQNPIMRTIKP, encoded by the coding sequence ATGGCAGAAATTTATCAGATCGACAATCTAGACCGTGACATACTTCACGCTTTAATGGACAACGCACGTACACCTTATGCCGAACTAGCAAAGAAATTTGCTGTCAGTCCGGGAACAATTCACGTTCGCGTGGAAAAAATGAAGCAAGCAGGAATCATTACCGGTACCAGAGTCGATATCAGCACGAAACAACTTGGTTATGATGTGTGTTGCTTTATTGGCATTATTCTCAAGAGTGCTAAAGATTACCCATCAGCTCTAAAAAAACTAGACAACCTGGATGAAGTAGTTGAGGTTTACTACACAACAGGCCACTACAGCATCTTTATTAAAGTTATGTGCCGTTCAATTGAATCCCTTCAAGATGTACTTATCAACAAAATACAGACTATCGATGAAATTCAATCAACAGAAACCCTGATCTCCTTACAAAACCCGATTATGCGGACAATCAAGCCATAA